TCCAGCCGATCGTGCTGCGCAGGTGCCCGATCCGTTCCCGGCGTCCGACGGCGGTCAGACAGAACCGGCCGAAGTTGTAGCCGGCGACACCGAGCAGGATGTGCGCCCCGCCCCACATCTGGAACAGTTCGGCGTGCGATCCGACGATGAGCACGATCGCGGCGGCCCGCAACGCGACGCTGGTCTCCAGGGTGGTGCCCCAGCGTCGCTTCGGGGTGCCGATGCCCTCCAACTCGCGCAGCGAGAGCTGCTGCCACTGGGCCGGGAGTGTTCCCAACGCCTTCTCCAGCCGCACCGACATGGACACATAGATCAGCGAGTTGCCGCCCAGGTCGACGAAACTGGCATCGGGGTCGATGGTGTCGGGGTCCAGGTGCAGCACGTCGGCGAACACCTCCCGCAACTGGGTCCCGGCCCGGACCGGCGGGGCCAGCGCACGCACCGCCGGGTAGTCCGGTTTCCCGGACGACAGCATCGGCAGTTCGTCGACGGTGATGGCGCGCACCGACCCGCCGGGTACTCCGGTGATGTCGGTGACCGCAGCGCGGACCGCATCGGCCGGGTGCGTCGCGGCGATGACGAGGGTGTCCTCATCGGCCGCACACAGCGCCGCGATGCCACGCTCGCGCAGTTCGGTCTCCACCCGGGCGAGGTCGATGCGTAGACCGAACATCTTGACGAACCGATTGGCCCGGCCCACCACCTCGAAGAGACCGTCCGGAGCACGCCGGGCCAGATCGCCGGTGCGCAGCTCGTCGACCCCGGGCCCCATGGCGAGGTCGGCGATGCTCTGGGCGTAGCCCATCATCACGTTCGGCCCGCGGTAGACCAGTTCGCCGATGTCGCCGTCGCTGTCGTGCTGATCTCCCGTCGCTTCGCTCGCCCAGGAGAGATCGATGCGCAGCTCGCCGCCGGGGATGGCGCGACCGATGGCGGTGGGCCGGCCGGCCGCCAGCTCGGGCGGCAGGTACGCCATCCGGGCGGTGGCCTCGGTGGCGCCGTACATCACGTACAACTTCCAGCCTCGGCGCTGTCCCAGCATGGCGTACTGCTGCACCCGCTGCGGCGCCAGCTTGCCGCCGGCCTGGGTGATGTAACGCAGGTGCGGCAGCCGCATCTCGGCGAAGCCGATGCGCTCCAGCAGGTCGAACGTGTACGGCACACCGGCGAACGAGGTGCCGCGGTGCCGCCGGAACAGGTCCCAGAAATCCTCTTCGATGACCGACAGGTCGGTGAGGATCAGCGCCGCCCCACGCAACAGGTGGCTGTGGACCACCGACAGTCCATAGCAGTAGGACATCGGCAATGTGGTTGCCGCGCAGTCGGTCTCGCGGATGTCGAGGTACTCGGCAATGGAGCGGGCGTTGGCCAGCAGATTCGCCCCCGACAGCCGGACCAGCTTGGGGGAGCCGGTACTGCCCGAGGTGGACATCAGCAGGGCGAGATCGGGATGCAGCGTGTGGCCGCCCGGCGCGCGGTGGTGGATCCCGGCCGCATCGATCACCAGATCGGGCCGGTAGGTGCCCAGCAGATCGGTGTGATCGCTGCCCGGGGGTGCCGGCAGCACGACATGCCCGGCGGCCAGGGCGGCGAGGTAGCGCACCAGGGTGGTGATGTCGTTGGTGGTCTCCAGCAGCACCAGTTTCCGGTCGCCGCCGAGGTCGTCGGTGGCGACGTGGTGCACCCGGTCGGCCAGCTCGCGGTAGGTCAGGGTCGCACCGGCGGTGTGCACCGCGGGGCGGTCACCGAAACTGTGCAGGTGAGCGACGAGATCGTGCCGGACGGAGTTCACAGCAGACCCGGCGGAGCGGCCGCGGGTCCGGGGACCCTGCCACGGCTTGCGGCGACCGCGGGGGACAGTTCCGGCGTAAACATGCTGTTCGGCAGTCTATCGGAGGCGCCGCGGTCGAAGTTCCGGCATCGTCAGCGCCGGTGGTCAGGACGCTGACCGGGCCTCCAGCGTCTGGCACAGCAGTTCCCGGTGGTGTGCGGAATCCCCGGACAGCAGCGCGTTCACCCGGGCCCTCCGGATGTAGAGGTGCAGATCGTGCTCCCAGGTGAAGCCGATGCCGCCGTGCAGTTGCAGTGCGTTCCCGGCGATGCGGCCGATGGCGTCGGATACGTAGACCTTGGCCACACTGACCGCGTGCGCGGCGTCGGCCTGATCGCTGTCCAGCGCCATCGCCGCGTAGTAGGTCGCCGCGGTACAGGCCTGGACCCAGATCCGCATATCCGCGCACTGGTGCTTGACGGCCTGGAAGCTGCCCACCGGTCGGCCGAACTGAACCCGGTCGGTGACGTAGTCCACGGTCATCGCCAGCATGCGCTCGGCGATGCCGACCAGTTCGGCGCACAGCAGCACGGTGTGCAACCGCATCGTCGCGGCCAGTGAGTCACGCGCGGCAAGGCCGGCGGCGCACAGCGCGTCGGCCCCCACGGCGACCCCGTCGAAGGTGACATCACAGTAGCTGCGGGTGACGTCGAGGGTGTGCTGGCGGCTGATCCGTACCCCGGTGGCATCCGTGGGTACCACGAAACGGGCCGGCTCGTCGTCGTCGAGCAGCGCGTCGACGACCATGAACTGGGCCGTATCCGCATCGTGCACAGTCACTTTGGAGCCGCTGATCAGATAGCCGTCGCCGTTGCGCCGGGCCCGGGTGCCGACGCCGGTGGCCGCCCACGGCTGCCCGTACTCGGCGAAGGCCCAGGTTGCGGTGATATCTCCCGCCGCGATCGACTGCACCAGCTCCGAGGACTGCTCATTGTCGCTGCGGCTGAGCGCATCCGCAGCGACCACGGTCGGGATGAACGGGGTCGCCGCCAGGCTGCGGCCCAGTTCGGCGGCGACCAGGGCCAGGTCCACACATTGCTGGCCCAGGCCGCCGTCGGCCTCGGCGATGGCCAGGGCCGGCCAGCCGAGTTCGGTGCCGCGCCGCCACAACTCGGCATCCACGCGGGTCTCGCTGTCGATGAGGGTGCGGGCGTTGCCGGTCGCCGACCTGCTCGCGAGCAGAGATCGGGTGGAGTCGACGAGACCGCGCTGCTCGTCGGTGAGCTCGAAATCCACAAGCTGCTCCTTTTGCCGGAATGCGGTCTTCGGGGACGGGCATTGCAATAACCGCCCCCAACATACAGGATACTGATTAAGGTAAATCAGGATCCGTCGCTGTGGATAGGGGAGGTTGCCGTGCACCTCGGGCAAGACGCAGAACTCGATGTACTGCGTAAGCGTGTCCGCGAACTCGCATCTCGGCACGCACCGCCGAGGCACGGGCGCACCGGGGTCCGGGCGCCGGAGCCCGAGCAGGTTCCCGCGTTGCGGAAGTGGACCGGCATGCTGTTTGCCGAGAACCTGCTCGGAGTGCACTGGCCGGTCGAGCACGGCGGACTCGAGGATCCGCATCCGCTGCACGAATCGGTGGTGACCGATGAGCTGATCAGAGTCGGCGCGGCCGGTCCGGTCGGTGGCGGGCTGCTCGCCGCCGCGGCGATCATCGCGTCGGGCAGCGCGGCGCAGAAGGATTTCTTCCTACCCAGAATCCGTTCAGGTGAGGACATCTGGTGTCAGCTGTTCAGCGAACCGGACGCGGGCAGCGATCTGGCGGGACTGCGGACAAAGGCCCGTCTGGACGGCGACGCCTACGTGGTCGACGGGCAGAAGGTGTGGACCACCAACGGCCAGCACGCCGACCGGGGTTATCTGCTGGCCCGCACCGATCCCGACGCGCCCAAACACGCCGGTATCACCGCATTTGCTCTGGACATGAACACGCCGGGCGTGACGGTCCGCCCGCTGCGGGAGATCACCGGCACCTCGGACTTCAACGAGGTGTTCCTCGACGGGGTGCGGATCCCGGCTGACCGGGTGATCGGCGGGGTCAACCAGGGTTGGGCCGTCACCACCACCAGCCTTGCCCACGAACGGTCCAGCGCGGGTAGCGGCGCTTCGCTGTTCGGTGCACTGGACAGGTTGGCCCGGCTGGCCGGTGAGATCACCCGGGATGGTTGCCCGGCAATCGATCGCGATGACGTCCGCCAGGTCATCGGTGGCTTCGTCGCCGACGTGCACGTGAACTCCTTGGTGTCGGCCTTCGGGGACAGTCGCGCCCTGCACGGCAGCGGTGATGTTGCCGACGCCCCGGTGTCGAAGATCCTGTTCAGCGAGATCAATTTGGCCCTGCACGAATACGGCATGCAGTTGCAGGGCCACGACGGTGTGCGGGTGGAGGGCGATCCGCTGGTACACGACAACGGGTGGTGGCAGGACGCGTTCCTGTACGGAAGGGCGTTCACCATCGCCGGCGGCACCAACGAGGTGCTCCGCAACCTGATCGCCGAGCGGGCACTGCGGCTGCCCAGGTGACCTCCGGGCCGTCCGACGTTCGAAAGGGAGGGGCGAATTGGCGACACCGCCGCAACCGCCGTCACCGGTCGGTGACATCACCCGGTGGACGAGGGGCTACGTCGACCGGCACCCGGTCGCCTCGCTGGAAACTGTTGGTCTGCAGTGCATCCTGGGACTACGTGCGCTGCAGTACCTGATCCTCGACATTGCCCGGTGGCGGTTCTCCTTCGCCGAGTTCGTCCACCAGGCGGCGTTCATGGCCTCCACGGCCATGCTGCCGACGATGTGCGTGGCCATCCCCATCGGCGTCACCCTGCAGATCCAGTTCGCCCTGCTGGCCGGTCAGGTCGGCGCCACCTCACTGGCCGGTGCGGCCAGCGGGTTGGCGGTCATCAAACAGGGCGCCCCGCTGGTGGCGGCGCTGCTGATGGCCTCCGCCGTCGGCTCGGCCATCTGCGCCGACCTCGGGTCGCGCACCATTCGTGAGGAAGTGGATGCCCTTGAGGTACTGGGCATCTCGGCGGTGCGACGGTTGGTGGTGCCACGCTTGGCGGCGGCCATCGTGGTGAGCGTCGCGCTGACCGGGCTGGTCTGCTTCATCGGGTTCCTGGCCGGGTACCTGTTCAACACGTTTGTCCAGGAGGGCGCGCCGGGCAGCTTCGTGACCACGTTCGCCTCGTTCGCGACGGTGGGGGACCTGGTGCTGACCCTGATCAAGTCGGTGGTGTTCGGCGCCATCGTCGCCATCGTCGCGTGCCAGAAAGGGTTGAGCACCAAGGGCGGTCCGGCCGGCGTGGCCAACTCGGTCAACGCCACCGTGGTGGCGTCGATCCTGCTGCTGATGATCACCAACGTCGTCTTCACCCAGATGTATGTGTTGCTCTTCCCCAAGGCGGCTCTGTAGTGGCGGCGCCGTACTACCCCCGCGGGGTCCGGCCGTTCGTCTCCGCGACCACCGCCATCGGGGACCTCGGTGTCCGGCTGGGCCACATGCTCACCTTCTTCATCCATGCGGTGGCGGCCGTTCCGGTGGCCCTGACCCGGTACCGCAAGGCGTTTCTCACGGTGCTGTCCGATGTCACCTGGGGCAACGGCTCGATCGTGGTCGGCGGCGGCACCGCCGGGGTGATCATCGTGCTCGGCGCCACCGCCGGGGCGATCGTGGGCATCGAGGGCTATCAGGCGCTGCACCTGCTGGGCATGGAACCCGCGGCCGGACTGCTGTCCTCGACCGTGTCCACCCGCGAGCTGGCGCCGATCATGGCGGCGCTGGCGTTCGCCGCCCAGGCCGGCTGCCGGTTCACCGCCCAACTCGGGTCGATGCGGATCTCCGAGGAGATCGACGCCATGGAATCACTTGCCATCCGCCCGATTCCGTATCTGGTGACCACCCGGCTGTTGGCCTCGGTGCTGGCCATCATCCCGCTCTACATCCTGTGTCTGGTGGTCAACTACGCGGCGGTGCAGACCATCGTGACGTTCGCCGGCGGCCTGTCCGGCGGCACCTTCGACCACTACTTCCGGCTGGTGCTGACCGGCACCGACATCGTCTACTCGGTGGGCAAGGCGATCGTCTTCGTCATCATCACCTCGACGATCCAGTGCTACTACGGCTATTTCGCCAGCGGCGGTCCGCAGGGGGTCGGCGTCGCCGCGGGCCGGGCCATGCGGGCCAGCATCTCGGTGATGATCATCGCCAACCTGCTGCTCACCATCGGGCTGTGGGGCATCGGTTCCGGCGCACGGCTGGGCGGCTGATCGGATGACACAGCGCCTCGAATCCGCGGAACGGGCCTACTCCAGGGGCCAGTTGCTGCTGCGTGGGCTGGCGCTGCTGACCGTCACCCTCGTGCTGTCCGCGGTGGCCATCGCCAAGTCCGAGGGCGTGTTCTCCGACCGTGTCGAGGTCACCGCCATGCTCGGCAACGTCGGTGACGGGTTGCCGTCGGGATCGGACGTCAAGTTCCGGGGCGCGCTGGTCGGCACCGTCGAGGATGTGTCACCCTCGATCGACGGGCGCCCCAACGAGGTCGTCCTGAGCCTGGATCCGCACTTCGCACAAGCCATCCCGGCCAATGTCACCGCCCGGGTGGTGCCCAGCAACGTGTTCGCGGTGTCCTCGATCCAGCTGGTCGACAACGGTCCCGCACCCACGCTGCGCGCCGGATCGCAGATCACCCAGGACGAGAGCCTGGCCACCGTGCAGTTCCAGACCGCGCTGACCAAACTGCGCGATGTGATGGCCGCGGCCGGGCGGCCCGGGTCCGACAACACGGTCGGGGTACTGGCCGCGGTGGCCGAGGCCACCAGCGGGCGCGGTGAGGAACTGTCCCGGGCCGGCGGCGGCGCCAACCGGATCGTCAAGGAACTCAACGCCCAGATGGCCGCCGGCGGCGACGAGCCGACGCTGGCGGTGCTGTCCGAGGCGTTGGAGGGGTTGCAGGGCTCGTCCCCGGAGCTGGTGGAGGCGGTGCACAACGCGGTGGTGCCGATGCGCACGGTGGCCGAGAAGCGCCGGGAACTGGCCAGGTTCCTGTCCGCCGGGCACACCACCTTCGGCACCGTCGGTGAGGCCTTCGAGAACAACACCGACAACCTCATCGTGATCACCACCGGGCTGTCCCCGGTGCTCGGCGTGCTCGCCGACGCCGAGCCGGAATACGCGCCCATGGTCACCCGGATCCATGATGTGGTGAACCGGTTCTTCACCCACGTGTGGAAGGCCGACCGCAACACCGCCGTCGGCAAGTTCCTGCTGGTCTTCACCCCCAACAAGATGTACACCCGGCAGGACTGCCCACGGTACGGGCACCTGGAGGCGCCGAGCTGCCGGACCGCGCCGCTGACCACCGACCCGCCGGTGCTGCCGCGGGTGGCCGACCCCCGCAATTATCCACCGCCACCGCCGATGTCGGGCGGCAACGTCGGTTCGGTCGGCAGCCCCGCCGAACGCGCGCAGTTGGCCGAGATTCTCGGCCCGGAGCCCAACGCGGTCTCCGAGCTGCTGCTCGGGCCGGTGGCCCGGGGCAGCACCGTGCAGGTGATCCCAGATCCGGCCGGGACCGCCGCCGGCCCACCGCCGGCCGCCGAGGCCGCGCCGCCGACAGGGGGCCGACCGTGAGCTATCGTCGCCCGCTGATCTGGCTGTGCGTGTTCCTGGCCGGGTGTTTCGCCCTGATCTGGACGGTGTTCGTCACGCTGCAACGCAATGTCAGCGGCAGCACCGACTCCTACACCGCGCTGTTCACCGACGTCTCCGGGCTCAAGGTCGGTGACGAGGTACGCAT
This region of Mycolicibacterium diernhoferi genomic DNA includes:
- a CDS encoding acyl-CoA dehydrogenase family protein, whose amino-acid sequence is MHLGQDAELDVLRKRVRELASRHAPPRHGRTGVRAPEPEQVPALRKWTGMLFAENLLGVHWPVEHGGLEDPHPLHESVVTDELIRVGAAGPVGGGLLAAAAIIASGSAAQKDFFLPRIRSGEDIWCQLFSEPDAGSDLAGLRTKARLDGDAYVVDGQKVWTTNGQHADRGYLLARTDPDAPKHAGITAFALDMNTPGVTVRPLREITGTSDFNEVFLDGVRIPADRVIGGVNQGWAVTTTSLAHERSSAGSGASLFGALDRLARLAGEITRDGCPAIDRDDVRQVIGGFVADVHVNSLVSAFGDSRALHGSGDVADAPVSKILFSEINLALHEYGMQLQGHDGVRVEGDPLVHDNGWWQDAFLYGRAFTIAGGTNEVLRNLIAERALRLPR
- a CDS encoding MlaE family ABC transporter permease, which gives rise to MATPPQPPSPVGDITRWTRGYVDRHPVASLETVGLQCILGLRALQYLILDIARWRFSFAEFVHQAAFMASTAMLPTMCVAIPIGVTLQIQFALLAGQVGATSLAGAASGLAVIKQGAPLVAALLMASAVGSAICADLGSRTIREEVDALEVLGISAVRRLVVPRLAAAIVVSVALTGLVCFIGFLAGYLFNTFVQEGAPGSFVTTFASFATVGDLVLTLIKSVVFGAIVAIVACQKGLSTKGGPAGVANSVNATVVASILLLMITNVVFTQMYVLLFPKAAL
- a CDS encoding MlaD family protein encodes the protein MTQRLESAERAYSRGQLLLRGLALLTVTLVLSAVAIAKSEGVFSDRVEVTAMLGNVGDGLPSGSDVKFRGALVGTVEDVSPSIDGRPNEVVLSLDPHFAQAIPANVTARVVPSNVFAVSSIQLVDNGPAPTLRAGSQITQDESLATVQFQTALTKLRDVMAAAGRPGSDNTVGVLAAVAEATSGRGEELSRAGGGANRIVKELNAQMAAGGDEPTLAVLSEALEGLQGSSPELVEAVHNAVVPMRTVAEKRRELARFLSAGHTTFGTVGEAFENNTDNLIVITTGLSPVLGVLADAEPEYAPMVTRIHDVVNRFFTHVWKADRNTAVGKFLLVFTPNKMYTRQDCPRYGHLEAPSCRTAPLTTDPPVLPRVADPRNYPPPPPMSGGNVGSVGSPAERAQLAEILGPEPNAVSELLLGPVARGSTVQVIPDPAGTAAGPPPAAEAAPPTGGRP
- a CDS encoding ABC transporter permease — protein: MAAPYYPRGVRPFVSATTAIGDLGVRLGHMLTFFIHAVAAVPVALTRYRKAFLTVLSDVTWGNGSIVVGGGTAGVIIVLGATAGAIVGIEGYQALHLLGMEPAAGLLSSTVSTRELAPIMAALAFAAQAGCRFTAQLGSMRISEEIDAMESLAIRPIPYLVTTRLLASVLAIIPLYILCLVVNYAAVQTIVTFAGGLSGGTFDHYFRLVLTGTDIVYSVGKAIVFVIITSTIQCYYGYFASGGPQGVGVAAGRAMRASISVMIIANLLLTIGLWGIGSGARLGG
- a CDS encoding acyl-CoA dehydrogenase family protein, which codes for MDFELTDEQRGLVDSTRSLLASRSATGNARTLIDSETRVDAELWRRGTELGWPALAIAEADGGLGQQCVDLALVAAELGRSLAATPFIPTVVAADALSRSDNEQSSELVQSIAAGDITATWAFAEYGQPWAATGVGTRARRNGDGYLISGSKVTVHDADTAQFMVVDALLDDDEPARFVVPTDATGVRISRQHTLDVTRSYCDVTFDGVAVGADALCAAGLAARDSLAATMRLHTVLLCAELVGIAERMLAMTVDYVTDRVQFGRPVGSFQAVKHQCADMRIWVQACTAATYYAAMALDSDQADAAHAVSVAKVYVSDAIGRIAGNALQLHGGIGFTWEHDLHLYIRRARVNALLSGDSAHHRELLCQTLEARSAS